In a genomic window of Helianthus annuus cultivar XRQ/B chromosome 10, HanXRQr2.0-SUNRISE, whole genome shotgun sequence:
- the LOC110886967 gene encoding receptor-like protein kinase HERK 1 encodes MASATTFTKFAHLQFPLADVLKATNNFHPDNIIGRGGLGPAYKGQLRRAGKLVKISALRLDRKHGGRDVEFWTEISALSDLDHPNIVSIIGFCDEKNEKVIITSYAAKGSLKGHLDSPKLTWTQRLKICVGVARALSYLHYDERRGYGVIHLNVNSSTILLDENLEARLSGFKVSIKQSLNRMDHVVLSDPIGTIGYLDPAIETTKGVTHKSDIYSFGVVLFEILCGRKAFIRDEANRFLAPLAKSHYENETLQDIILPALLDQMSPQSLRRYSKTSYFCLKEERAHRPHMLHIVDELEKALNFQPGLEDFLGKDQVVGELENAAHEIPEEGVERSYMDEFAYKHKNAMQPQSMHEIIKNKANLRISFEDVNQATQNFHRNNCIGGGGFGKVYKGNLKDGDGFKTIVAKRLDTKLGQGEQQFLSELQILLEYKHENVIGLIGYCDENNEKIIVFEYAPKGSLDRYLSDVSLTWVERLNICIDVASALYFFHGGVGKQARVIHRDIKSANILLNDGWKAKLADFGLSLISPLTHEIDYIIDHACGTEGYLDPLYREKGFLTLEL; translated from the exons ATggcatcagctacaacgttcACCAAGTTTGCTCACTTACAATTCCCACTTGCAGATGTATTAAAGGCCACCAACAACTTTCATCCTGATAACATCATCGGACGAGGTGGACTGGGACCAGCATACAAAGGACAACTCCGACGGGCCGGGAAGTTGGTGAAGATTTCCGCTCTGAGGTTAGATCGTAAGCACGGAGGAAGGGACGTCGAATTCTGGACGGAAATTTCAGCACTTTCTGATCTCGACCATCCAAATATCGTTTCTATTATTGGATTTTGCGACGAGAAAAATGAGAAGGTCATCATCACCTCATATGCAGCCAAAGGAAGTCTCAAGGGGCATCTAGACAGCCCGAAGCTCACATGGACGCAAAGACTGAAGATATGTGTAGGCGTGGCTCGTGCTCTGAGTTACCTCCATTATGATGAGAGACGTGGTTATGGTGTTATACATCTTAACGTCAACAGCTCCACAATTTTATTAGATGAGAATTTGGAAGCCAGGTTATCTGGTTTTAAAGTTTCCATCAAACAATCTCTAAACCGAATGGACCACGTCGTCCTTTCCGACCCTATTGGCACAATAGGGTATTTGGACCCAGCAATAGAAACGACCAAAGGTGTGACCCACAAATCAGACATCTACTCATTCGGTGTGGTGTTATTTGAAATATTGTGCGGGAGGAAAGCGTTTATTCGTGACGAGGCTAATAGGTTTCTAGCTCCGTTGGCAAAATCTCATTATGAAAACGAAACATTGCAGGATATAATCCTTCCTGCTCTATTGGATCAAATGTCCCCGCAATCCCTCAGAAGATACTCAAAAACATCGTATTTTTGCTTAAAGGAAGAGCGTGCACACCGCCCACATATGCTCCATATTGTTGATGAACTTGAGAAAGCATTAAACTTTCAGCCTGGACTTGAAGATTTT CTGGGTAAAGACCAAGTTGTCGGCGAGCTTGAGAATGCAGCACACGAAATTCCT GAGGAGGGAGTAGAACGCTCGTATATGGATGAATTTGCATATAAACATAAGAATGCAATGCAACCTCAAAGCATGCATGAAATTATT AAAAACAAGGCAAACCTAAGAATTTCATTTGAAGACGTAAATCAGGCCACCCAAAACTTCCATAGAAATAATTGCATTGGGGGCGGGGGTTTTGGGAAAGTCTACAAAGGAAACCTTAAAGATGGTGATGGTTTTAAAACCATTGTTGCAAAGCGATTGGATACGAAGCTTGGTCAAGGCGAACAACAATTTTTGAGTGAGCTCCAAATTCTTTTGGAGTATAAGCATGAGAATGTCATTGGCCTTATAGGCTATTGTGATGAAAATAATGAAAAAATCATTGTTTTTGAGTATGCACCCAAAGGAAGTCTTGATAGGTATTTGAGTGATGTTTCTCTTACATGGGTGGAAAGGCTTAACATATGCATTGATGTTGCAAGTGCGTTGTATTTCTTTCATGGAGGAGTTGGAAAACAAGCGAGGGTGATACATAGGGACATCAAATCTGCTAACATTTTACTAAATGACGGCTGGAAAGCGAAACTTGCTGATTTTGGGCTTTCTTTGATAAGCCCATTAACTCATGAAATCGACTATATCATTGATCATGCTTGTGGCACAGAGGGATACTTGGACCCACTTTACAGAGAAAAAGGATTCTTAACTCTAGAATTGTAA